The region CAAAGCGGCGGGCACGGCCAGTACGGCCACGTATGGCTGCAGCTCGACCCGCTGCCCACCGGCACCGGCTTCGAATTCACCGAGTCCATTTTCGGCGGCGCCGTGCCCCGCCAGTATTTCCCGGCCGTCGAAAAAGGCGTCCGCGAAGCCATGGATAAAGGCATCATCGCCGGCTACCCCGTCACCGACATGAAAGTCAACCTCACCGACGGCTCCTACCACGACGTCGACTCCTCGGAAATGGCCTTCAAGATCGCCGCCTCCGGCGCCATCAAAAAAGGCGCCCTCCAGGCCAAGCCCACCCTCCTCGAGCCGGTCTACAGCGTCGAAGTCACCGTCCCCGAGTCCTACATGGGCGACATCATCGGCGACTTCAACAGCCGCCGCGGCCGCATCCTCGGCATGGAGCCGATAGGAGGGGGGCTGGGCGTAGTCCGCGCCCAGGCGCCGCTGGCCGAAGTCTTCCGCTACTCCATCGACCTTCGCTCCATGACCCAGGGTCGCGGCAAATTCGACATGGCCTTCGACCACTACGAAGAAGTCCCGCAGCGTATCGCCGAAGGGATTATTGCCGCCTACAAGAAAGACAAAGAAGACGACGAATAATTTCGGTCGCGTAAAAAGTCCATCTGCGGCGTTGCTCCTCGGCTGCCATCCTCAGCGTACGTACGTGTACGCGCGATGCTGTTAAACCGATCCTCAGCAAACAACGCATATTAATGTTGTCGCAGAGGAAACGGTGGTGTCAGCCTCCGGTGCGCCTTGCATCTGGAGCTTTTTACGCAACCTCAACCCATCAAAACTGGACCATCGAAAAAGCACCCGCGCAAGCAGGTGCTTTTCTCTTCCTTGGCAGGGGCGGCTGGATTCGAACCAACGCATGACGGAGTCAAAGTCCGTTGCCTTACCGCTTGGCGACGCCCCTATATAAAGTTTCCTTTAAGAAAAATATATCATGTCTTGGTTCCTTATCGCAACTCTCGCGGAGAACGCAGGCTGTGCGCCGGAGCTGCGGCTGAACACGCCGTAAGGCTCGGGCCGACACAGCCGTACCGTCGCCAACGGACGTCCGTGTCCGATGGCTCCTCGCCCCACGTTCTGTATTCGATGCCTAGTCCGCCGTCGGTATAATAGGCAATAGCCACCCGCCTACTGTGTGCGAGCCGTCCATGGCCGGGCGTACGTTCGTGTTACCGGCCTCCTTTGCCAACGGCGCGTAACAGCCTTTGCAACGGCGCAGCACGCCTGCGTTCTCCGCCGCCTGTGGAGCTCTATCTATTATTATAGGAGAAAAGCGCGAGCGATTATTTTACTATTTGTGGATCGGATGATTCACTAAATTGGAGTGTCGTGCCTGCAGGGTATGTTATTTTGTTAATTTTGAATTCTTTGGCTATAGTTCCGCGGGACACTTGGCCACCGGGACCGAAAAAAACTTCTGTTTCGCCTTTGAATAATATAAAACCGGCGTTATCATCGAGTGGAAGGAAGTTTCGCCAACCGAGAGGGCGAAAGGTAATATCAGAATATATAGTTCCAGTCTTGACATAACCTTGTTCATCAAATTCAATATATGTATTTTTTTTGAAAGTTGCGTGAGACGCCGAGCCCCAAATGAGAAATGAAGCGTCTTCACCTATCTGACCGGAGAGCACCTCGCCGCGAGCATTAAATACTATTGGGCAAGTATCTGGTTTGAAGATCATTAACGTTGAATGCAAGTCCTTGTCGTAGAAATAGAAAAAGCCTTTAGACGCAGGGATTAAAAATCCGTAGTATTTTAACGTTCCCGATATTACTTCGTATTGTTCATTTAGAGTTACTGACGTTCCTCCTTTAAATTTAACAGAACCAGAAACGTCGCCCTGGGGATGCAGAAGGGTATCCTCGGCGAGAGTTTTTGTGATCGGTGCGGCGCTGGCAGAAGAAAAAGATAGGCAAACGAAAACCAACACCAGTAATATTTTGGACATACATTCATCATCTCCTTAATAAATTTCCTGTTGCTACCATAATACTATGTTGAAAAATAATGGGCAAGAAAAGCTCAGAGTCGTCGCACATGCAAACAAGAAGGACAGACGTAATCGTCTGTCCTTCTTGTTTGCATGGTCGGGGCGACAGGATTTGAACCTGCGACCTTTCGGTCCCGAACCGAACGCGCTACCAAACTGCGCTACGCCCCGTCATTCAACGTTTCTTAGTATACACAAGCCGGCGGGAAAAGTCAACATGATAGACCTGGAAAGCAGGCCTAAAAATATATAAATTAAAACAAAAGCCGGACAGGATTTTTCCTATTTTTGGCGAATTTCTTTAATTGCAGCATAAAAAGCGGGGAGGGGAAGCATGAGGCGCACGAAAAAAATCGTCTTCACCGTAATAATGGCGTTGCTCATCGCCACCGCCGCCGCCCACGCCGCAGCGTCCCCGTCGCTTCTCAAACAGGGCATGAGCGGCGACGACATCTATAAACTCCAGGCAAAGCTGCTGGAATTCGGCTACTACGAAGACACGCCCGACGGCAACTTCGGCTCCCAGACCAAGCTCGCCGTCCTGGAGTTCCAGCTCGACGTCGGCCTCGAAGCCGACGGTGTTGCCGGCCCCGCCACCATAAAAGCCCTGCGCGACTTCAAACCCGCCGACGGCCAGCCGAGCCGCGCTCAGGCGGAAACGCGCAAAGCCCAGCAACTCGTCGCCTTTGCCAAAAAATTCGTCGGCGTGCCGTACGTCTGGGCAGGCCGGTCCCCGGGCGGATTCGACTGCTCGGGCTACATCTGGTACGTCTACAACACCTTCGGCATCCAGTTGCCGCGAATGGCCGACGGC is a window of Selenomonadales bacterium 4137-cl DNA encoding:
- a CDS encoding NlpC/P60 family protein, which produces MRRTKKIVFTVIMALLIATAAAHAAASPSLLKQGMSGDDIYKLQAKLLEFGYYEDTPDGNFGSQTKLAVLEFQLDVGLEADGVAGPATIKALRDFKPADGQPSRAQAETRKAQQLVAFAKKFVGVPYVWAGRSPGGFDCSGYIWYVYNTFGIQLPRMADGQFEVGVPVSRRHLAPGDLVFFSTYEPGPSHVGIYIGGGKFIHASSGAEEVTVTPLNKQYYLERYLGARRIIR